The Agrococcus sp. SGAir0287 DNA window CGACCACATGCCTTCGTTGCCGCGGTAGAGCGTGCCCGCGATGCGGAGACGCGACGGCTTGGGATCGGCGAGGGTCGGGGTGCGGGAGCTTGCCACGCGTGCCCTCCTCACGAGACTCGTACGAGCGGATGCCACTGTCGATCCTAGGCCCGCCGATGGCGTGCACCGAACCACGTGCGGCGCAAGAACCTCGTATCTTCCGCTCGCGGACCCGACGCGCCGTGCGAGCACGGGGCATTTCCAGACTCGGTGCAGAAACAGTAGGGTCGGGCCATGCGAGTCATGAGGCTCGGCCGCGAGGTCGACTACCAGCAGGCGTGGGCGCTGCAACGACGCTTGCACGACGAGGTCGTGGAGGGCGGCGAGGATGCGCTGCTGCTGCTCGAGCACGCGTCGGTGCTCACGGCGGGCACGAGCACGCGCGAGAGCGACCTGCCGCTCGACGGCTCGCCCGTCGTGCGCGTCGACCGTGGTGGGCGCATCACGTGGCACGGTCCGGGTCAGCTCGTGGCGTACCCCATCGTGCGCATCGGCGAGCTGGGCGTCGTCGACTGGGTCCGCAGGCTCGAGCAGGCGGTCATCGACGTGCTCCGGCCCCTCGGGCTCGACGCCGAGCGCGTGCCGGGTCGCGCCGGCGTGTGGCTGCGCGGCGACGGCTCGCCCCTCGCCCGCGACGCGAAGCTCGCGCAGGTCGGCGTGCGCGTCGCCGCCGGCGTGTCGATGCACGGCGTCGCCGTGAACGTCGACCCCGACCTGTCCGAGTTCGCGCGCATCGTGCCGTGCGGCATCACGGACGCCGACGTCACCTCCATCGCCGCGCGGCTCGGCTCCGCGCCGAGCGTCGAGGAGGTGGGCGACGCGTTCGCCGACGCGCTGATCGCGCTCGGCGTCGCCGCGATCCCCGCCGCATCCGCCCGTCCGGTCGTCGCCGCATGAACTGCGCAGGGCCGGTCGGCGAGGTGCAGCAGGCCTCGCCCGCGGGCGCTCCGGAGGGGCGCCGACTGCTGCGGCTCGAGGTGCGCAACGCGCAGACGCCCATCGAGCGCAAGCCGCCGTGGATCCGCACCCGCGCGCGCATGGGGCCCGAGTACACCGCGCTCACCGAGCTCGTCGAGCAGCAGGACCTGCATACCGTGTGCCAGTCGGCGGGCTGCCCCAACATCTACGAGTGCTGGGAGGACCGCGAGGCCACCTTCCTCATCGGCGGCGACCAGTGCACGCGACGCTGCGACTTCTGCCAGATCGACACGGGCAGGCCCGCGCTGCTCGACCGCCTCGAGCCCGGGCGGGTCGCGGAGTCGGTGCGCCGCATGGGGCTGCGCTACGCGACGGTGACGGGCGTGTGCCGCGACGACCTCGAGGATGAGGGGATCTGGCTGTACGCCGAGACCGTGCGCCGCATCCACGAGGTGAACCCCGGCGTCGGCGTCGAGATGCTCGCGCCCGACTTCACGGGGCACCGCCACCTGCTCGACGAGCTCTTCGCCACGCGGCCCGAGGTCTTCGCGCACAACGTCGAGACCGTGCCGAGGATCTTCCGTCGCATCCGGCCCGGATTCCGCTTCGAGCGCTCGCTCGACGTGCTCCGATGGAGCCGCGAGGCGGGACTCGTGACGAAGTCGAACCTCATCCTCGGGATGGGGGAGACGGACGCCGAGGTGCTCGACACGCTCGAGGTGCTGCACGATGCGGGCTGCGACCTCATCACGATCACGCAGTACCTGCGCCCCTCGCCGCGGCACCACCCCGTCGACCGCTGGGTCGAGCCGGAGGCGTTCGCCGACCTCGCCGAGGCGGCGACCGAGATCGGCTTCGCCGGCGTCATGTCGGGACCGCTCGTGCGCTCGTCCTACCGTGCGGGCACGCTCTACCGGCAGGCGCTCGCGGCGCGCGGCACCGGGCAGGCGGCGTCGATCGTCGCGGGGCTCGGAGCGGGTGCTGCGGCTCCCGTCTCGGCGCCGGGCATCACGAACGGCGGCCGCGCGGCGTAGGGCATCGGCGATTGGCGACTTCGGCCGCTGATTGGCGACCTCCGCCGAGGTGATCGGCGACTTCGACCGTGTGGAAGTCGCCAATCAGTGGTGGAAGTCGCCAATCCCCATCGAGTGGCCACGTTCCGCGACCGAACCCCGTCGATCGGCGCACATCGGCGCCGATCGATGCCCGGCCGCCGCGCTGCCCGCCGCGGCGAGCAAGCGTCAGACGACCGCGGCCGCCCGCACGGGCTCGACGCCCGTCAGCGCGTGGCGCTGCGCCGCCTCGTAGTGGCAGACGAGCTCGTCGCACACGCGCGGCCAGGTGCGCTGCAGCACGCGGCGACGGCCGGCCTCGCCCATCCGCGCCCGCATCGCGGGGGAGTCCACGAGCGTGCGCACCGCATCCCGCAGCGCCCGCTGCGAGTCCGGCTCGTACAGGAAGCCCGTGATGCCGTGGTCGACGAGGTCGATCGGTCCGCCGGCGCGCGGCGCGACGACCGGCAGTCCGGCCGCGGCCGCCTCCTGCAGCGTCTGCCCGAAGGTCTCCTCGGCGCCGGTGTGCACGAAGACGTCGAGCGCCGCGTACGCCGCCGCGAGGGCGGCCCCCGTGCGCTGGCCGAGGAAGACGGCGCCGAGCGGCGCGAGCGCGCGGCGCGCCGCCGCCATGCCGGGTCCGTCGCCGACCACGACGACGCGGATCCCTCGCGTGCCCTGCAGCGCGCGCAGTCGCTCGAGCCCCTTCTCGGGAGCGACGCGACCGACGTAGCCCACGATCGTCTCGCCGCGCGGCGCGAGCCGCTCGCGCAGCGCGAGCGCCGCCGGCCCCTGACGGTGGTCGGGATGGAACGCGTCGAGGTCGACGCCGCGCGCCCAGTGCGCGACACGATCGATGCCCGCGGCGTCGAGGTCGGCGATCGCCGACGACGATGGCGCGAGCGTGAGGTCGGCTTGGTTGTGGATGCGGCGCAGCACCTTCCACGCCACGGGCGCTCCGGCCGAGAGCCGGTTGCGGCGCGCGAAGCCGGCGATGTCGGTCTGGTAGACGGCGACGGAGGGCACGCCCATGCGCCGCGCCTCCGCGATCGCCTGGCCGCCGAGGAGGAACGGGGATGCGGCGTGCACGACGTCCGGCTGGAACCGCTGCAGCAGCCCGTGCAGCTGGGGGCTCGGCATCCCGACGGGGAACTCGCGATACGCGAACGACGGCACCTCGAACACGGGTGCGCCGTGCACCTGGGTGGGGGCGCCGCAACGCGGGGCGACGACCATGGCCTGGCGCCCGGTGGCCCGCAGGTGCTCGAGCACCCGGATCACCGACGACGTCACGCCGTTGACCGTGGGCAGGAAGCTCTCGGTGACGATGGCGACGCGTTCGATCTCCACGTCGCCGACGGTAGGCAGCGCGGATGGCGACCGGGGACCGATGCATGTGAATGGCGTGTGAACGCTCCGCGTCGATCCGGGTCGGTCCGGGACGGGCGGATAGCGTGTGGCCCCATGACGATCGACGGGTTCTACGGCATCATCCCCGCCGGCGGGGTCGGCTCGAGGCTCTGGCCGCTGTCCCGGGCGGACGCGCCGAAGTTCCTCCACGACCTCACGGGCTCGGGACGCACGCTGCTGCAGTCGACGTTCTCGCGGCTCGCGCCCCTCGCGGGCGAGGACCGCATCATGGTCGTCACCGGTCGCGCCCACCGATCGGCCGTCGAGGCGCAGCTGCCCGCGCTCACCGACGCGAACATCGTGCTCGAGGCGGATCCGCGCGAATCGACCGTCGCCGTGCTGCTCGCCGCGGCGATCCTCGAGCGCCGCGAACCCGGCGTCGTCGTGGGCTCCTTCGCGGCCGACCACGTCATCGAGGACGAGCGCGGCTTCCGACGGGCGGTGACCGATGCCGTCGCGGCGGCGCGCACGGGCAAGATCGCGACGATCGGCATCACGCCGACGGAGCCGGCCATCGGGTTCGGCTACATCCAGGCGGGCGAGCCCGCGGGCATCCCGGACGCGCCGCGCGTCGCGGAGGTCGTGCGCTTCGTCGAGAAGCCGGGCGCCGAGGCCGCCCGCGACTACGTCGCCTCGGGCGACTTCCTCTGGAACGCGGCGATGTTCATCGCCCGCGCCGACGTGCTGCTCGCCGAGCTCGCCGAGACGGAGCCCGAGCTGCGGGCGCAGATCGACGAGCTCGCCGCGGCATGGGACGACCAGGCCACCCGCGGGCCGGCCGTCGACCGCATCTGGCCGCAGCTGAAGAAGATCGCGATCGACTACGCGATCGCCGAGCCCGCGGCCGAGCGCGGTCGCATGGTCGTCGTCCCCGGCGACTTCGACTGGGACGACGTGGGCGACTTCTCCGCGATCGCGAAGCTCCACAACGGCTCGTCGGGCGGCGATCGGCTCGCGATCCTGTCGGGGCAGGCGACCGTCCTCGCCGACGGCGCCTCCGGCATCGTCGTGTCGACCACGGATCGCGTCATCTCGCTCGTCGGGGTCCGCGACATCGTCGTGGTCGACACGGGGGATGCGCTGCTCGTGACGACGACCGAGCATGCGCAGCGGGTGAAGCAGGTGGTCGACGCCATCCGACGCTCGGGCAACGCGACGGTGCTCTAGCCGGCGTCTGCGCACGCGACCTGCCGCACCCGTCGCCGGCCGGCACTGCTGGGCGACCTCCGCCACCGATCGGCGACTTCTGCAGTGCCGACGTCGCCAATCACCGAGCGCGAAGTCGCCAATCGACGCGCGACGTCGCCGATCGACGGGGGTCGGTCGCGGACGCGTCCCCCGGGGTGCCGCACGGGGCGACGCGCATGCGGCCGATGCGCGGTGTGCGCGGGCTAGGGTGACAGCACCCGCACCGCCGCACCCTGGAGCACCGATGTCCCGCACCGCCCTCCGTCTCGCCGCGCCCGTCGCGCTCGTCGCGCTCGCGCTCACCGCCTGCCAGGCCGCGCCCGAGGGCGATGGCGACGGGGCTGGCGCCGCGGCATCCGACCTCTGCGCGCAGATGGTCACGAACTCCGGCGGGCTCGAGGACCGCTCGTTCAACCAGGCGTCCTGGGCCGGCATGGAGCAGGCGGAGGAGGACTACGGCGTCGAGGTCAACGTGCTCGTCTCCACGAGCGAGTCGGATCTCGCGCCGAACGTCGAGGCGGCGGTCGGCACCGGCTGCGACTTCGTCCTCACCGTCGGCTACGAGCTCGCCGCCGCGACCGCCGACCAGGCCGAGGCGAACCCCGACGTGCAGTTCGCGATCGTCGACGAGGTCGTCGAGGCGCCGAACGTGCGCCCCATCGTCTTCGACACCGCGCAGGCGTCGTTCCTCGCCGGCTACCTCGCGGCCGGCGTGAGCCAGACGGGCGTCGTCGCCACGTTCGGCGGCGGCAACCAGCCGCCCGTGACGCTGTTCATGGACGGCTACGTGCAGGGCGTCGACGCCTACAACGCCGCCCACGGCACGAGCGTGCAGGTGCTCGGCTGGGACGTGGAGACGCAGGACGGCATCTTCACGGGCGACTTCGAGAACGTGCAGCTCGGTCAGGCGACAGCGCAGTCGCTCATCGCCCAGGGCGCCGACGTCATCCTCCCCGTCGCGGGCCAGGTCGGCGAGGGCGCGTTCCTCGCCTCGCTCGACGCGGGCTCCGAGGCGCTCGTCATCTGGGTCGACTCCGACGGCTACGAGACCCTGCCCGACGAGTACCACCCGCTGCTGCTCACGACGGTCGAGAAGAACACGCAGGACTTCGTGGTGCAGGCGATCGGCGACCTCGTCGACGAGCAGGCCGTCACGGACGAGCCGCTCGTCGGCACGCTCGAGAACGAGGGCGTGGGACTCGCCGAGTACCACGACCTCAGCCCCCGCGTGAGCGACGAGCTGCAGGGCGAGATCGACGCGCTGCGCGAGCAGATCGTCTCCGGCGAGCTCGTCGTCGAGAGCCCCAGCGCCCCGTAGCCCCGCGCCGCGCGGGGCCCGACGCGGCGCCCGCGGCGCCGATCGCGCACGTCGTCGGACGGCAATGCAACGATCGCGTTTCGACTTCGCGCGAACGGCGTCCGCGGCCGCGAGCCGTGGCTAGGCTGCCCGATACCCCCGGCCGTCCCGTGCGGCCACCCCATGCACTGGAGGACCCCCTTGAGGAACATTCGGAAGACCGCCCTCGGCGGTCTCGCGACGCTGGGCGTCGCGGCTCTGCTCGCAGGTTGCGCGTCGGCCCCTGAGGAGGGCCCCGCGGAGTCGGGCGAGGCGACGGCCGACATCTCGCCCTGCATCGTCTCGGACGCCGGCGGCTTCAACGACCAGTCGTTCAACCAGCTCGGCCTCGAGGGCCTGCAGGCCGCGTCCGAGGAGCTCGGCGTGGAGTACACGCAGGCGGAGTCGCAGTCGGAGACCGACTACCAGTCGAACATCCAGAACCTGCTCGACGGCGGCTGCGACATGATGGTCACGGTCGGCTTCCTGCTCGCCGAGGCCACGTCGGCCGCGGCCGACGCGAACCCCGACGTGAACTTCGCGATCATCGACGACTCGTCGATCACCGCCGACAACGTCCAGCCCATCACGTTCGACACGGCGCAGGCCGCGTTCCTCGCCGGCTACGCCGCGGCGGCGAGCACGCAGACCGGCACCATCGCGACGTGGGGCGGCATCAACATCCCGCCCGTGACGATCTTCATGGACGGCTTCGTGCTCGGCGCGCAGTACTACAACGAGCAGAACGGCGCCGACGTGCAGGTGCTCGGCTGGGACGTCGACGCGCAGGACGGCACGTTCGTCGGCGCCTTCGAGGCCGGCCCCGCAGCCAACGCCACGGCGACGACGTTCCTCCAGCAGGGCGCCGACATCGTCATGCCCGTCGGCGGCCCGATCTTCCTCTCCGCCGGCGAGGCGATCCGCACGGCGCAGGCCGAGAACCCCGACGTGCGCTACGGCATGATCGGCGTCGACGCCGACCTGTCGCTCACGGCGCCCGACTACGCCGACCTGTTCGTCACCTCCGTGCTCAAGGGCATGGACGCGGGCGTCGAGGCCGTCGTGCTCGAGGACGCGGCCGGCGACTTCACGAGCGAGCCCTACGTCGGCACGCTCGAGAACGACGGCGTGGGCATCGCCCCGTTCAACGAGTGGGAGGACCAGGTCCCCGAGGGCCTGGCCGACGAGCTCGAGACGATCCGCACGGCGATCATCGCCGGCGACATCGTCGTCGACTCGCCCTCGTCGCCGTAAGGCATCGCTGACGCGTGGGGGCCGGCGTCGCGCCGGCCCCCACCCGTGCGACTACAGTCATGGCACCGGCACCCGCACCCAGGCCGCCGGCGCACCATCCCCACCATCCACGGCACCATCCATTCGAGGAGCGGCGATGACCCTCGAGCTGCGCGGCATCACCAAGCGCTTCGGCTCGCTCACGGCCAACGACCACATCGACCTCACGGTCGAGGCGGGCGAGATCCACTGCCTGCTGGGCGAGAACGGCGCGGGCAAGTCCACGCTGATGAACGTGCTCTACGGCCTGTACCAGGCCGACGAGGGCGAGATCCTGCTCGAGGGCGAGGTGCAGCGGTTCGCAGGGCCCGGCGACGCGATGCGCGCAGGCATCGGCATGGTGCACCAGCACTTCATGCTCATCCCCGTCTTCACCGTCGCCGAGAACGTGCTGCTCGGTCACGAGAAGGAGCTCGGCGGGCTCGCGGGCGCCAAGCGCCGCGTCGTCGAGATCTCCGAGCGCTTCGGCTTCCAGATCGACCCGGATGCGCGGATCGAGGACCTCCCCGTCGGCGTGCAGCAGCGGGTCGAGATCATCAAGGCGCTCTCGCTCGACGCGAAGGTGCTCGTCTTCGACGAGCCCACCGCGGTGCTGACGCCGCAGGAGACCGACGAGCTCATGACGATCATGCAGCAGCTGCGCGACGAGGGCACCGCGATCGTCTTCATCACGCACAAGCTGCGCGAGGTGCGCGCCATCGCCGACCGCATCACGGTCATCCGCCTCGGCCAGGTCGTCGGGACCGCCGAGCCGACGGCGACGAGCACCGAGCTCGCCTCGCTCATGGTCGGCCGGCCCGTCGAGCTCACCGTGACCAAGCAGCCGTCGGTGCGCACCGACAACGAGCTCGTCATCGAGCACCTCACCGTCGTCGACGAGCAGGGCATCGCCGTCGTCGACGACCTCTCGCTCACCGTGCACGGCGGCGAGGTCGTGTGCATCGCCGGCGTCCAGGGCAACGGCCAGACGGAGCTCACCGAGGCGATCCTCGGGCTGCAGCGGCGCGCGACGGGCAGCATCCGCCTCAACGGCGTCGAGCTGCTCGGCCGCAGCGTGCGCGACGTGCTCGACGCGGGCGTGGGCTTCGTGCCAGAGGACCGCAAGGTCGACGGGCTCGTCGGCGAGTACTCGATCGCCGAGAACCTCATGCTCGATCGCTACCAGGGCGAGCCGTTCGTGCGCCGCGGCACGATCGTGCGCGCGGCGCGCGACGAGTTCGCGCAGGAGCGCCTCGGCGCCTTCGACATCCGCGCGCAGTCGATCGAGACGCCCGTGGGCACGCTCTCGGGAGGCAACCAGCAGAAGGTCGTGCTCGCGCGCGAGCTGTCGCGTCCGCTGCAGCTGTTCGTCGCCTCGCAGCCGACGCGCGGCCTCGACGTCGGCTCGATCGAGTTCGTCCACGCGCAGGTCATCGCGACGCGCGACGCGGGCATCCCCGTCATCGTCGTCTCGACCGAGCTCGACGAGGTCGTCGGGCTCGCCGACCGCATCGCGGTCATGTACGGCGGCGGCATCGTGGGCGTCGTGCCCGCGGACACGTCGCGCGACGATCTCGGCATCATGATGGCCGGAGAGCTGCCGGAGGGACTCGCAGCATGACCGACGAGCAGGACACGTCCGGCCGCGCGCCCGACGCCGACGACCGCGACGCGCCGATCGCGCCCGCGCAGCAGCGCTCGGGCGGTGCGCCATCCGTGGAGGCCGAGGGCGACCGCGACGTCGTGCACGCGCCGACCGTCGTCGAGGTGCCCGTCGTGGCGGCCCCGACGACCGAGTCGCACGAGCAGAACCAGGACGAGGACCGGTGGGGCAGCGTCGCCCGGCAGATCCTCGGCGGCACGCCCATGGTGTCGCTGCTCGCCGTGCTCATCGCGTTCGTCGTCGGCGGCATCCTCATCGCCGTCACCGACGAGGGCGTCCAGGCGGCGAGCGCGTACTTCTTCGCGCGGCCCGGCGACACGATCGCCGCGATCGGCTCCGCGGTGGGCGGTGCCTACTGGGCGCTCTTCCAGGGCTCGATCCTCAACTTCTCGCGGCCTGAGGGCGGCTTCGTCGCGCTCATCCGCCCGCTCACCGAGACGTTGCACTTCGCCGCGCCGCTCATCGCCGCTGGCCTCGGCGTCGCCGTCGCGTTCCGCGTGGGCATGTTCAACATCGGTGGTCGCGGGCAGATGCTCGCCGCCGCGGCCGCCGCGGGATGGGTCGGGTTCTCGTTCCCGATGCCGCCGATCCTGCACATCACGGTCGCCCTCGTCGCCGGCATGATCGCCGGCGCGCTGTGGGCCGGCATCGCAGGCATCCTCAAGGCGCGCACCGGCGCCCACGAGGTCATCACGACGATCATGCTGAACTTCGTCGCGCTGTGG harbors:
- the lipB gene encoding lipoyl(octanoyl) transferase LipB, which translates into the protein MRVMRLGREVDYQQAWALQRRLHDEVVEGGEDALLLLEHASVLTAGTSTRESDLPLDGSPVVRVDRGGRITWHGPGQLVAYPIVRIGELGVVDWVRRLEQAVIDVLRPLGLDAERVPGRAGVWLRGDGSPLARDAKLAQVGVRVAAGVSMHGVAVNVDPDLSEFARIVPCGITDADVTSIAARLGSAPSVEEVGDAFADALIALGVAAIPAASARPVVAA
- a CDS encoding lipoyl synthase, which translates into the protein MNCAGPVGEVQQASPAGAPEGRRLLRLEVRNAQTPIERKPPWIRTRARMGPEYTALTELVEQQDLHTVCQSAGCPNIYECWEDREATFLIGGDQCTRRCDFCQIDTGRPALLDRLEPGRVAESVRRMGLRYATVTGVCRDDLEDEGIWLYAETVRRIHEVNPGVGVEMLAPDFTGHRHLLDELFATRPEVFAHNVETVPRIFRRIRPGFRFERSLDVLRWSREAGLVTKSNLILGMGETDAEVLDTLEVLHDAGCDLITITQYLRPSPRHHPVDRWVEPEAFADLAEAATEIGFAGVMSGPLVRSSYRAGTLYRQALAARGTGQAASIVAGLGAGAAAPVSAPGITNGGRAA
- a CDS encoding glycosyltransferase family 4 protein gives rise to the protein MEIERVAIVTESFLPTVNGVTSSVIRVLEHLRATGRQAMVVAPRCGAPTQVHGAPVFEVPSFAYREFPVGMPSPQLHGLLQRFQPDVVHAASPFLLGGQAIAEARRMGVPSVAVYQTDIAGFARRNRLSAGAPVAWKVLRRIHNQADLTLAPSSSAIADLDAAGIDRVAHWARGVDLDAFHPDHRQGPAALALRERLAPRGETIVGYVGRVAPEKGLERLRALQGTRGIRVVVVGDGPGMAAARRALAPLGAVFLGQRTGAALAAAYAALDVFVHTGAEETFGQTLQEAAAAGLPVVAPRAGGPIDLVDHGITGFLYEPDSQRALRDAVRTLVDSPAMRARMGEAGRRRVLQRTWPRVCDELVCHYEAAQRHALTGVEPVRAAAVV
- a CDS encoding mannose-1-phosphate guanylyltransferase; translation: MTIDGFYGIIPAGGVGSRLWPLSRADAPKFLHDLTGSGRTLLQSTFSRLAPLAGEDRIMVVTGRAHRSAVEAQLPALTDANIVLEADPRESTVAVLLAAAILERREPGVVVGSFAADHVIEDERGFRRAVTDAVAAARTGKIATIGITPTEPAIGFGYIQAGEPAGIPDAPRVAEVVRFVEKPGAEAARDYVASGDFLWNAAMFIARADVLLAELAETEPELRAQIDELAAAWDDQATRGPAVDRIWPQLKKIAIDYAIAEPAAERGRMVVVPGDFDWDDVGDFSAIAKLHNGSSGGDRLAILSGQATVLADGASGIVVSTTDRVISLVGVRDIVVVDTGDALLVTTTEHAQRVKQVVDAIRRSGNATVL
- a CDS encoding BMP family lipoprotein; the protein is MSRTALRLAAPVALVALALTACQAAPEGDGDGAGAAASDLCAQMVTNSGGLEDRSFNQASWAGMEQAEEDYGVEVNVLVSTSESDLAPNVEAAVGTGCDFVLTVGYELAAATADQAEANPDVQFAIVDEVVEAPNVRPIVFDTAQASFLAGYLAAGVSQTGVVATFGGGNQPPVTLFMDGYVQGVDAYNAAHGTSVQVLGWDVETQDGIFTGDFENVQLGQATAQSLIAQGADVILPVAGQVGEGAFLASLDAGSEALVIWVDSDGYETLPDEYHPLLLTTVEKNTQDFVVQAIGDLVDEQAVTDEPLVGTLENEGVGLAEYHDLSPRVSDELQGEIDALREQIVSGELVVESPSAP
- a CDS encoding BMP family lipoprotein produces the protein MHWRTPLRNIRKTALGGLATLGVAALLAGCASAPEEGPAESGEATADISPCIVSDAGGFNDQSFNQLGLEGLQAASEELGVEYTQAESQSETDYQSNIQNLLDGGCDMMVTVGFLLAEATSAAADANPDVNFAIIDDSSITADNVQPITFDTAQAAFLAGYAAAASTQTGTIATWGGINIPPVTIFMDGFVLGAQYYNEQNGADVQVLGWDVDAQDGTFVGAFEAGPAANATATTFLQQGADIVMPVGGPIFLSAGEAIRTAQAENPDVRYGMIGVDADLSLTAPDYADLFVTSVLKGMDAGVEAVVLEDAAGDFTSEPYVGTLENDGVGIAPFNEWEDQVPEGLADELETIRTAIIAGDIVVDSPSSP
- a CDS encoding ABC transporter ATP-binding protein; the protein is MTLELRGITKRFGSLTANDHIDLTVEAGEIHCLLGENGAGKSTLMNVLYGLYQADEGEILLEGEVQRFAGPGDAMRAGIGMVHQHFMLIPVFTVAENVLLGHEKELGGLAGAKRRVVEISERFGFQIDPDARIEDLPVGVQQRVEIIKALSLDAKVLVFDEPTAVLTPQETDELMTIMQQLRDEGTAIVFITHKLREVRAIADRITVIRLGQVVGTAEPTATSTELASLMVGRPVELTVTKQPSVRTDNELVIEHLTVVDEQGIAVVDDLSLTVHGGEVVCIAGVQGNGQTELTEAILGLQRRATGSIRLNGVELLGRSVRDVLDAGVGFVPEDRKVDGLVGEYSIAENLMLDRYQGEPFVRRGTIVRAARDEFAQERLGAFDIRAQSIETPVGTLSGGNQQKVVLARELSRPLQLFVASQPTRGLDVGSIEFVHAQVIATRDAGIPVIVVSTELDEVVGLADRIAVMYGGGIVGVVPADTSRDDLGIMMAGELPEGLAA
- a CDS encoding ABC transporter permease, which produces MTDEQDTSGRAPDADDRDAPIAPAQQRSGGAPSVEAEGDRDVVHAPTVVEVPVVAAPTTESHEQNQDEDRWGSVARQILGGTPMVSLLAVLIAFVVGGILIAVTDEGVQAASAYFFARPGDTIAAIGSAVGGAYWALFQGSILNFSRPEGGFVALIRPLTETLHFAAPLIAAGLGVAVAFRVGMFNIGGRGQMLAAAAAAGWVGFSFPMPPILHITVALVAGMIAGALWAGIAGILKARTGAHEVITTIMLNFVALWLLSYLIRTPGLLQAPGSNNPITPRMLESAVLPPLLGSQFNLTWGIVLSVAAVVVAWWLIERSSLGFRFRAVGLNPQAALNAGMSVKTVYVQAMLVAGAFMGLAGAQQVQATVTTGFTSGIDAGIGFDAITVALLGRSNPWGVLAAGLLFGAFKAGGFRMQAAEGVPIDIVLVVQSVIVLCIAAPPLVRTIFRLPKPRGGAR